The following coding sequences lie in one Paucidesulfovibrio gracilis DSM 16080 genomic window:
- a CDS encoding LytR/AlgR family response regulator transcription factor: MSRLKTLLLHPDANVRSALRSMLASVPFLQVLGEAVSAAEGLELLDHVGYGVIFVGVDLEAESEGVELARTLRGRTERPALVLLAADESRAYAAFELGALDYIVWPADEQRLETTLEKLRDFKARYREVPEPADWRDAEAGEATDEQTLRLALNEDEQDSFLAALKQAWDSTHKASPEIEKLAVTQDGKTILIPYTQIIFVEAFEDYSYVHTSGQKFLTSHRLKHLEERLEPHRFFRVHRKYLVNMDMVTEIASLPGSNFMLRTAGKTRIELPISRRRITRLKQMLGF; this comes from the coding sequence ATGTCCCGACTCAAAACCCTATTGCTTCATCCGGATGCGAACGTGCGTTCGGCGCTGCGTTCTATGCTCGCATCCGTGCCGTTTTTGCAGGTATTGGGTGAGGCGGTGTCCGCTGCGGAGGGATTGGAGCTGCTGGACCATGTGGGCTATGGCGTGATCTTCGTGGGTGTGGATCTGGAGGCGGAATCCGAGGGAGTGGAGCTGGCGCGCACTTTACGCGGCCGCACGGAGCGTCCCGCCCTGGTGCTGCTTGCTGCGGACGAAAGCCGCGCCTATGCCGCCTTTGAGCTGGGGGCGCTGGATTATATTGTCTGGCCTGCGGACGAACAGCGCCTGGAAACCACCCTGGAGAAGCTCCGGGACTTCAAGGCGCGCTACCGCGAGGTTCCTGAACCTGCGGACTGGCGCGATGCCGAGGCGGGCGAGGCCACGGACGAACAAACGCTCCGGCTAGCCTTGAACGAAGACGAGCAGGACAGCTTTCTGGCCGCGCTCAAGCAGGCCTGGGATTCCACCCACAAAGCCAGCCCGGAAATCGAAAAGCTGGCCGTGACCCAGGACGGCAAGACCATTCTGATCCCCTATACCCAAATCATTTTTGTGGAAGCATTCGAGGACTATTCGTATGTCCACACGAGCGGTCAAAAATTTTTGACCTCCCACCGGCTCAAGCATCTGGAAGAACGTCTGGAGCCGCACCGCTTTTTCCGCGTCCACCGCAAATATTTGGTGAACATGGACATGGTCACGGAAATCGCCAGTTTGCCGGGGAGTAATTTCATGCTGCGCACGGCCGGGAAAACGCGCATCGAGCTGCCCATTTCGCGGCGGCGCATCACCCGGCTCAAGCAGATGCTCGGATTTTAG
- the acs gene encoding acetate--CoA ligase, with protein sequence MNLRDTLDNLLREERVIRPLPQFTAEANLRPGQVLDLRERAEADPLGYWEEAAEELEWFRTWDKVLSDGAMHEQRWFPGARCNIAYNALDRHIRTPNKNKLALIWEGEPGDTRKFTYFELHREVCRLANALRRLGVRKGDCVGVFLPSLPEAVFAMLACARIGAVHAFVFSGYSAKALHQRLSDCRPTILITADGSYRNGRVLRVKDVVDRALERSGCTDVPCIVVRRTGADVAMREGRDHWYEALVRKERKESGVEVMEANDPLFYLYTSGASSRPKGVIHCHGGYMVGVHRTFHQVFDSKPTDIFWCTADPGWIMGHTATVYGPLLAGTTTVLYEGHPNYPRPDRLWSIVERYGVSVFYSTPTTIRTLMRFGPEHPQRADLSSLRLLASAGEPLDPETWTWLHKRIGNEHCPVLDTWWQTETGMFMISPLPVSVVKPGSVARALPGVSADVVDLDGGPVERGEGGFLVIPRPWPAMMTGMLGDDDAFRACFSRVPGRYFAGDLARLDEDGYIWVKGRSDEVLLIAGHRIGTADFEEAFISHAAVAEVAVVGVPDPIKGETAKAFVVLAPDHETESEDSLRRELLEHVRDEMGPIAAVSGVDFRESLPKTRSGKIQRSALREI encoded by the coding sequence ATGAACCTACGCGACACATTAGACAACCTTTTGCGCGAAGAACGCGTCATCCGGCCCCTGCCCCAGTTTACGGCCGAGGCCAATCTCCGGCCGGGCCAGGTTCTGGACCTGCGCGAACGCGCCGAAGCCGATCCGCTGGGATATTGGGAAGAGGCCGCCGAGGAGTTGGAATGGTTCCGCACCTGGGACAAGGTGCTCTCGGACGGAGCCATGCACGAACAGCGCTGGTTTCCCGGGGCGCGCTGCAACATCGCCTACAATGCCCTGGACCGCCACATCCGCACGCCCAACAAAAACAAGCTGGCGCTGATTTGGGAAGGCGAACCAGGCGACACCCGCAAATTTACCTATTTTGAACTGCACCGCGAAGTGTGCCGACTGGCCAATGCTTTGCGTCGGCTGGGCGTCCGCAAGGGGGATTGCGTGGGCGTGTTTCTGCCCTCGCTGCCCGAGGCTGTCTTTGCCATGCTTGCGTGTGCGCGCATTGGTGCGGTGCACGCGTTCGTGTTTTCCGGCTATTCCGCCAAAGCGCTGCACCAGCGACTTTCGGACTGCCGCCCGACCATTTTGATCACTGCGGACGGCTCGTACCGCAACGGACGCGTGTTGCGGGTCAAGGACGTGGTGGATCGCGCTCTGGAGCGATCCGGCTGCACGGATGTGCCGTGCATCGTGGTGCGGCGCACGGGCGCGGACGTGGCCATGCGCGAAGGACGCGACCATTGGTATGAAGCCCTGGTCCGCAAGGAGCGCAAAGAATCCGGAGTGGAGGTCATGGAAGCGAATGACCCGCTCTTTTATCTGTATACATCGGGCGCTTCCAGCCGTCCCAAAGGCGTGATCCACTGCCACGGCGGCTATATGGTGGGAGTGCACCGCACGTTTCATCAGGTCTTTGACAGCAAACCCACGGATATTTTCTGGTGTACTGCGGATCCCGGCTGGATCATGGGCCACACGGCCACGGTCTACGGTCCCCTGCTGGCAGGCACCACCACGGTCCTGTACGAGGGCCATCCCAATTATCCGCGCCCGGACCGGCTTTGGAGCATTGTGGAGCGCTACGGGGTGAGCGTGTTCTATTCCACGCCCACCACCATCCGCACCCTGATGCGGTTCGGTCCTGAACATCCGCAACGGGCCGACCTCTCCAGCCTGCGCCTGCTGGCCTCGGCAGGGGAGCCACTGGATCCGGAAACCTGGACCTGGCTGCACAAACGCATCGGCAATGAGCACTGCCCGGTGCTGGATACCTGGTGGCAGACGGAAACCGGCATGTTCATGATTTCCCCGCTGCCCGTGAGCGTGGTCAAGCCCGGATCCGTGGCCCGCGCCCTGCCCGGAGTGAGCGCGGACGTGGTGGACCTGGACGGCGGCCCGGTGGAACGGGGCGAAGGCGGCTTTTTGGTCATCCCGCGCCCCTGGCCTGCCATGATGACCGGAATGCTCGGCGACGACGACGCGTTCCGGGCCTGCTTTTCCCGCGTACCAGGACGTTATTTTGCCGGGGATCTGGCCCGCCTGGACGAAGACGGCTACATCTGGGTCAAGGGCCGGTCCGACGAAGTCCTACTCATTGCAGGCCACCGCATCGGCACCGCGGATTTTGAGGAAGCCTTCATCTCCCATGCGGCCGTGGCCGAAGTGGCGGTGGTGGGGGTTCCCGACCCCATCAAGGGAGAAACCGCCAAGGCCTTTGTGGTCCTGGCGCCAGACCATGAAACCGAATCCGAAGACAGCCTGCGCCGAGAACTGCTGGAGCATGTGCGGGATGAAATGGGTCCCATTGCCGCGGTCAGCGGCGTGGACTTCCGTGAAAGCCTGCCCAAAACCCGCAGCGGAAAAATCCAACGCAGCGCCCTGAGGGAAATATGA
- a CDS encoding patatin-like phospholipase family protein, which yields MPASAHVSTAHSTVPPSATALEQTALILEGGGLRGVYTSGVLRLFMDRGLWFPNVLGVSMGACNAANYLSRQVERNEIVNVAFVHDPRYLSMGRLLRGGDLFGMDFIFQDIPDRLVPFDYAGFLDNPARFWVVTTDCRTGRPVYHEKSAWDRAETMTLLRATCSLPVLAKPVAWTDPAGRARLLLDGGIADPVPLQHSRDQGLTRPVLVLTQPKGYRKSPTRGRLLARLRHPTLRGLHRALRDRHERYNRLMDEIDDLERTGKALVIRPDAPLQAGRVERDQTMLRRVIRQGHEDAAAQWNNLQDFLAASAASSFS from the coding sequence ATGCCTGCTTCTGCCCACGTGTCCACGGCCCATTCCACTGTTCCGCCGTCCGCCACTGCCCTGGAACAAACCGCATTGATTCTGGAAGGCGGAGGCCTGCGCGGGGTCTACACCAGCGGTGTGCTGCGGTTGTTCATGGACCGAGGTCTGTGGTTTCCCAATGTGCTCGGCGTTTCCATGGGAGCCTGCAACGCGGCCAATTACCTTTCCCGACAGGTGGAACGCAACGAGATCGTCAACGTGGCCTTTGTGCATGATCCAAGATACTTGAGCATGGGACGTTTGTTGCGTGGGGGTGACCTTTTCGGCATGGACTTTATCTTCCAGGACATCCCGGACCGGCTGGTGCCGTTTGATTATGCCGGGTTTCTCGATAATCCCGCTCGGTTCTGGGTCGTGACCACGGATTGCCGCACCGGGCGGCCCGTGTATCATGAAAAGTCCGCCTGGGATCGGGCCGAGACCATGACCCTGTTGCGAGCCACATGCAGCCTGCCCGTACTGGCCAAACCCGTGGCCTGGACCGACCCGGCAGGCCGGGCGCGCTTGCTGCTGGACGGGGGCATTGCCGATCCCGTTCCGTTGCAACACAGCCGGGACCAAGGGCTGACGCGCCCCGTGCTGGTGCTCACCCAGCCCAAGGGCTACCGGAAATCCCCCACCCGGGGCCGCTTGCTGGCCAGGTTGCGCCATCCAACCCTGCGCGGCCTGCACCGCGCCCTGCGCGACCGGCACGAGCGCTATAACCGGCTCATGGATGAAATCGACGACCTGGAACGGACGGGCAAGGCGCTGGTGATCCGCCCGGACGCACCGCTCCAGGCCGGACGCGTGGAACGCGACCAAACCATGCTGCGCCGGGTCATCCGCCAGGGGCATGAGGACGCGGCCGCGCAATGGAACAACCTGCAGGACTTTCTTGCCGCTTCCGCAGCATCCTCCTTTTCCTGA
- a CDS encoding TIGR01777 family oxidoreductase, translating into MRVIILGGTGFIGQALCVELMQGGHEVAVLSRSQAKVRRVFGEAVQALEWGGEDSSWADALGPDTAVVNLAGQNIAARWTPNTMQRIRDSRVRSGEAVVRAVQAAKQHPAIVVQGSAIGFYGSQPGEKELDESSPSGDGFLAQVCRDWEASSQEIETMGVPRAVIRTGVVLGPGGALERMITPFRLFAGGPVGNGKHVLSWIQLADEVGAIRYLIEHRLGGIYNLTAPSPATSREFAKTLGSVLHRPALLPTPGPVLRLLFGKMADEVLLAGQRVLPRALLQAGYQFRFPTLQAALSDAVQKLSGQR; encoded by the coding sequence ATGCGGGTCATCATTCTTGGAGGAACAGGCTTCATCGGGCAGGCACTGTGTGTGGAACTGATGCAGGGCGGACACGAAGTGGCCGTGCTCTCGCGGTCCCAAGCCAAGGTGCGGCGCGTGTTCGGCGAGGCCGTGCAAGCCCTGGAATGGGGCGGAGAGGATTCGTCCTGGGCCGATGCCCTGGGACCGGATACCGCCGTGGTCAACCTGGCCGGGCAGAACATCGCGGCCCGCTGGACCCCGAACACCATGCAGCGCATCCGCGACAGCCGGGTCCGGTCCGGAGAGGCCGTGGTGCGCGCGGTACAGGCTGCAAAACAACACCCCGCCATCGTGGTGCAGGGTTCGGCCATAGGATTCTACGGCAGCCAGCCCGGGGAAAAAGAACTCGACGAATCCTCGCCCTCTGGGGACGGCTTTCTTGCGCAGGTCTGCCGCGATTGGGAGGCCTCCAGCCAGGAAATCGAAACCATGGGCGTTCCCCGTGCCGTGATACGAACCGGCGTAGTGCTCGGCCCGGGCGGGGCGCTGGAACGCATGATCACTCCCTTCCGGCTTTTTGCGGGCGGTCCGGTGGGCAACGGAAAGCACGTCCTTTCCTGGATCCAGCTCGCCGATGAGGTGGGAGCCATTCGCTATCTCATCGAACATCGATTGGGCGGGATCTATAACCTGACGGCACCCTCACCAGCCACGTCCCGCGAATTCGCCAAGACCCTCGGCTCCGTGCTGCACCGCCCGGCGCTGCTGCCCACTCCCGGCCCAGTGCTGCGCCTGCTCTTTGGAAAAATGGCGGACGAAGTGCTGCTCGCCGGACAACGCGTGCTGCCGCGTGCCTTGCTCCAGGCCGGATACCAGTTCCGCTTTCCCACATTGCAGGCCGCCCTGTCCGACGCCGTGCAAAAACTCAGCGGCCAACGCTAA
- a CDS encoding chemotaxis protein CheW: MSEEKLNNAIEEEFLDDDDGDSQKDKYLTFHLGNEDYGLDIRFVIEIVGIQRITEVPDMPDFVKGVINLRGQVIPVMDVRTRFNMEPREYDDRTCVIVVRINETSIGLVVDTVNEVADIPEKNVSPPPQVSKGEGSRFIKGMGKIGDEVKILLNVDKLLYEEEMEQIGTAA, encoded by the coding sequence ATGTCGGAAGAAAAGCTCAACAATGCCATTGAGGAAGAATTCCTGGATGATGATGACGGGGATTCCCAGAAGGACAAATACCTCACCTTCCATCTGGGCAATGAGGATTACGGGCTGGATATCCGATTCGTCATAGAAATCGTCGGAATCCAGAGGATTACCGAAGTCCCGGACATGCCTGATTTTGTGAAGGGAGTCATCAACCTGCGGGGTCAGGTCATTCCGGTCATGGATGTTCGCACGCGGTTCAACATGGAGCCGCGGGAGTATGACGACCGCACCTGTGTCATAGTGGTGCGCATCAACGAAACATCCATCGGCCTGGTGGTGGATACGGTCAACGAAGTGGCGGATATCCCGGAAAAGAACGTTTCCCCGCCGCCGCAGGTCTCCAAGGGCGAGGGCAGTCGGTTCATCAAAGGCATGGGCAAGATCGGCGACGAGGTCAAGATCCTGCTCAACGTGGACAAGCTGCTCTACGAAGAAGAAATGGAACAGATCGGCACCGCAGCCTGA